In Zobellia roscoffensis, the following are encoded in one genomic region:
- a CDS encoding nucleotide sugar dehydrogenase, producing the protein MKNIKIAIIGLGYVGLPLARLFATKYPVIGFDINQGRVKQLQSGTDSTLEVADDVLKEVLSDTPSMNKGLHCSYDIETITDCNYYIVTVPTPVDSTNRPILTPLYKSSETVGKVLKKGDTVIYESTVYPGVTEEECVPVLEKVSGLKFNKDFFVGYSPERINPGDKEHTVEKILKVTSGSTPEVGRKVDDLYASVITAGTHLAPTIKVAEAAKVIENSQRDINIAFVNELAKIFNLMDIDTGAVLEAAGTKWNFLPFKPGLVGGHCIGVDPYYLAQKAQEFGYHPEIILAGRRMNDGMGKYVASEVIKLMVQREIKIKASKMLVLGITFKENCPDVRNTKAVDVISNLKSYGADISIYDPWASKNEVEEEYDMQITNQLPKEKYDTIVLAVAHKEFLEIDLRGMLNPNGVLYDVKGILECEVEGRL; encoded by the coding sequence ATGAAGAATATTAAAATAGCTATTATTGGTTTAGGTTATGTTGGTCTTCCCTTAGCAAGACTTTTCGCCACAAAATACCCTGTTATTGGGTTTGACATCAACCAAGGTAGGGTTAAACAACTTCAATCTGGAACCGATAGCACATTAGAAGTTGCTGACGATGTGTTAAAAGAAGTCCTGAGCGACACCCCAAGTATGAATAAGGGCTTACATTGCTCCTATGACATTGAAACGATTACAGACTGTAATTATTACATCGTTACCGTTCCCACTCCTGTTGACAGTACCAATAGACCCATATTGACTCCTTTGTACAAATCCAGTGAAACCGTTGGGAAAGTTCTTAAAAAAGGAGATACGGTAATATATGAATCCACGGTATACCCAGGTGTCACAGAAGAAGAATGTGTCCCTGTTCTTGAAAAAGTAAGCGGACTAAAGTTTAACAAAGACTTTTTTGTGGGCTATTCCCCAGAAAGAATAAATCCGGGAGATAAAGAACATACCGTTGAAAAAATACTAAAAGTTACCTCAGGTTCTACACCAGAAGTTGGAAGGAAAGTGGATGATTTGTATGCCTCGGTCATTACAGCTGGGACTCATTTGGCTCCAACAATCAAAGTAGCCGAAGCCGCTAAGGTTATTGAAAATTCTCAGCGTGATATAAATATTGCTTTTGTGAATGAGTTAGCGAAAATTTTCAACCTAATGGATATCGATACGGGTGCCGTTCTTGAGGCTGCTGGTACGAAATGGAATTTTCTACCATTCAAGCCCGGTCTTGTTGGAGGTCATTGTATAGGTGTTGATCCTTACTATTTGGCGCAAAAAGCACAGGAGTTCGGTTATCATCCAGAAATTATCTTGGCCGGTAGACGTATGAATGATGGTATGGGAAAATATGTCGCATCGGAAGTCATTAAATTGATGGTACAACGAGAAATAAAAATTAAAGCCTCCAAAATGCTCGTTTTAGGTATCACCTTTAAGGAAAACTGTCCCGATGTACGAAATACAAAGGCCGTGGATGTCATCAGCAATTTAAAAAGTTACGGAGCCGATATTAGCATCTACGATCCATGGGCTTCAAAAAATGAAGTCGAAGAAGAGTATGACATGCAAATAACAAACCAATTACCAAAAGAAAAGTACGACACTATTGTGCTTGCTGTAGCTCATAAAGAATTTTTAGAGATTGACCTAAGAGGTATGTTAAACCCCAATGGAGTTTTATATGACGTAAAAGGCATCTTAGAATGTGAAGTTGAAGGAAGACTTTAA
- a CDS encoding glycosyltransferase, with protein sequence MEKHPTSNSTILSLQTTPLLSVIIPVYNAAGYLNRCIESVIKQSYANLEIILIDDGSTDDSWNICNVYKKKDNRILIKQQSNAGSSVARNTGLRIATGDFIAFVDSDDYINYEMFHNMISFALENNLEVVECDLVKSNSIKNSSVKHKYSFIETQENAVERLLREKNWSVWRRIYKYNVISELKFIPGKIHQDVFFTLDVLNKIEKQGYVAEQLYIYNTENESITRSAYNMKKLDAKDAPYYVFNNTQQYNLTIRTLASTYLIRTLLSHYDRLFFNSHLDQSYTYRKEIKKEIVKQLDFDYNNNSLFATLAKLSPFWLYKIILNLNEFRIKIRLMLLKL encoded by the coding sequence TTGGAAAAACATCCAACATCAAATTCAACCATTTTATCACTGCAGACTACCCCCCTACTCTCTGTAATTATTCCTGTATATAATGCTGCCGGGTATTTAAATCGCTGCATAGAAAGCGTAATCAAACAAAGCTATGCTAACTTAGAAATCATTCTTATTGATGACGGGTCAACAGATGATAGTTGGAATATCTGTAATGTTTATAAAAAAAAAGATAATAGAATTCTAATTAAACAGCAATCGAATGCTGGATCAAGTGTGGCTAGAAATACGGGGTTAAGAATAGCTACTGGTGACTTTATAGCTTTTGTTGATAGTGATGATTATATAAATTATGAAATGTTTCATAATATGATATCATTTGCTCTTGAAAATAATTTAGAGGTTGTAGAATGTGATTTGGTAAAATCAAATAGTATAAAAAACTCATCTGTTAAGCACAAATATTCATTTATAGAAACGCAAGAAAATGCAGTTGAACGATTACTTAGGGAAAAAAATTGGTCCGTTTGGAGAAGAATATATAAATATAATGTAATTTCCGAATTAAAATTCATTCCCGGAAAAATCCATCAAGATGTTTTTTTTACTTTAGATGTTTTGAATAAAATAGAAAAGCAAGGTTACGTCGCAGAACAACTATACATTTATAACACTGAAAATGAAAGTATAACAAGAAGCGCCTATAATATGAAAAAATTAGATGCAAAAGACGCTCCTTATTATGTTTTCAACAATACTCAACAATACAATCTAACAATACGTACTTTAGCCAGTACGTATCTAATAAGAACACTTTTAAGTCATTATGACCGTCTATTTTTTAACAGTCATTTAGATCAAAGCTATACTTATAGAAAGGAAATAAAAAAAGAAATTGTTAAACAATTAGACTTTGACTACAACAACAATTCTCTCTTCGCTACCTTAGCTAAACTTTCTCCGTTTTGG
- a CDS encoding Ig-like domain-containing protein — MKILNIKAINLAMLLFILILSISCSKDTDLLAEYVVADSQEARLTGNLFINDSYVLAGKDILVLDVLANDVITNPDKVKIVDTSQPENGSVTINEDKTLTYIPDSVNEKPESNNEGNVEIDQEKPQEPEQTIEEEEEEEEEEVVEKSSDSFTYTTETELEDGSKETNETSVIISQNFEELKAFPTAEGFGKNATGGRGGSVIHVTNLNNSGAGSLREAIKSHGIRTVVFDVAGTINITSPLSIGSVNYADNVALENVTIAGETAPSPGITITGAGINIYTSNVIFRYITIRVADGEKDTAGAEDCLRVKNWGVSGYALKDVIIDHVTLTHASDENFNIDGKNLTSNVERVTFQNSMLGLSDNDYNILIGSYVHEYSFIGNYLHESKGRNPYIGYGVSKETGEFINNIVYGDMGGLIVYGNIFDLIGNIYKGFSSSNAFAYPTITYGANAINNPDGEESDGALFVGDNVFINPPSNGSYASNVTTYAKPSRVIVNSLKTSWEITQSNIEDRVFVDSGGVGNSIHRESLDQSHIDNYFQNDGSFTIPSVPSKTSTSRGASYDTDNDGIADSWETNIDGTVGIKDNNGDHDGDGYTNLEEFLHFLAQN; from the coding sequence ATGAAAATTCTAAATATAAAAGCCATTAATTTGGCCATGCTATTATTTATCCTAATTTTAAGTATTTCTTGCAGCAAGGATACGGACTTACTTGCCGAGTATGTCGTTGCCGACTCCCAAGAAGCCAGGTTGACCGGAAACCTATTTATAAATGACTCCTATGTATTGGCAGGTAAAGATATATTGGTTTTAGATGTATTGGCCAATGATGTAATCACTAATCCAGATAAAGTAAAAATTGTTGATACCTCTCAACCAGAGAATGGCTCCGTCACTATCAATGAAGACAAAACCCTTACATATATACCCGATAGTGTAAATGAAAAACCTGAATCTAATAATGAAGGTAACGTAGAAATAGATCAAGAAAAACCACAAGAGCCAGAACAAACCATAGAAGAAGAAGAAGAAGAAGAAGAAGAAGAAGTGGTCGAAAAATCTTCGGATTCTTTCACCTATACCACGGAAACAGAATTGGAAGATGGCAGCAAAGAAACTAACGAAACTTCAGTTATTATTTCTCAAAACTTTGAAGAACTTAAGGCCTTTCCAACCGCAGAAGGTTTTGGAAAAAATGCTACTGGTGGTCGTGGTGGTTCAGTAATTCATGTGACAAATTTGAACAATAGCGGAGCTGGTAGTTTAAGGGAGGCAATTAAAAGTCACGGCATTAGAACTGTAGTATTTGATGTTGCAGGAACTATTAATATAACCAGTCCATTAAGTATAGGTAGTGTTAATTATGCTGATAATGTTGCTTTAGAAAATGTTACCATAGCAGGAGAAACAGCTCCTAGTCCAGGCATTACAATAACGGGAGCAGGTATTAATATTTACACTTCAAATGTCATATTTAGATATATAACCATAAGGGTCGCTGATGGAGAAAAAGATACGGCTGGAGCTGAAGATTGTTTAAGAGTTAAAAATTGGGGCGTTAGTGGATACGCTTTGAAAGATGTAATTATTGACCATGTAACCCTAACTCATGCTAGTGATGAAAATTTTAATATAGACGGTAAAAACCTAACCTCAAATGTTGAGCGTGTTACGTTTCAGAACAGTATGCTTGGGTTGTCAGACAACGATTATAATATACTTATTGGAAGTTATGTTCACGAATACTCTTTTATAGGAAATTATTTGCACGAGTCAAAAGGTCGTAATCCATATATAGGTTACGGGGTATCTAAGGAAACAGGAGAGTTTATAAACAACATTGTATATGGTGATATGGGAGGGTTAATAGTGTACGGGAATATCTTTGATTTAATTGGGAACATTTATAAGGGGTTTTCATCTTCAAATGCATTCGCATACCCTACAATAACATACGGTGCAAATGCAATAAATAACCCTGATGGAGAAGAAAGTGACGGTGCTTTGTTCGTAGGCGACAATGTATTCATAAACCCGCCCAGCAACGGTTCTTACGCTTCTAATGTAACAACTTACGCAAAGCCGTCCAGAGTTATTGTCAATAGCCTAAAAACATCATGGGAAATTACGCAGTCAAATATAGAAGATAGGGTTTTTGTTGATTCTGGGGGAGTAGGAAATAGTATTCATAGAGAGAGTTTAGACCAGTCGCATATAGACAACTATTTTCAAAATGACGGAAGTTTTACTATTCCGTCCGTACCATCCAAAACAAGCACATCAAGAGGCGCATCCTATGACACCGATAATGACGGTATTGCGGATAGTTGGGAAACCAATATTGATGGGACAGTCGGTATTAAAGACAATAACGGTGACCATGACGGTGACGGATACACAAACTTAGAAGAGTTTCTTCATTTCCTTGCACAAAACTAA